In Curtobacterium sp. MCPF17_002, one genomic interval encodes:
- a CDS encoding PspC domain-containing protein — translation MTRQDTGGPASATRFFDWIRGIHVTRTDDRWVAGVCGAVAARTGLDPLVVRGIVIVVALLGGPVFLAYAAGWALLPDSSGRIHLERMIRGVLDPALIAIGVLVVLTFVPAVQGIWWQGVPVAWGMPGWLSATLGTAWTIALVGCAVWLVVVLARRGPQRTAPGSPGGTPAGAPGETTGAAASAAAPDGTRRDFWTSPEDPPADRATWATNAATGAPDPATAGPTASATDAGRASWQWDTTTARTAADRHRDHLERMRAERERAAERRARRAERLPGAAFVAVSLGLALVAGAAVAVWAQQADLSVPVLGIAAAVVVLAVATIVAGIRGRESGGLGLFSTIGVVALVVTGVLPGGTQLSVIGGTTWRVDDVGRGAERNYAMVVGGPTLDLRGLGESDGGGRVNLWLGAGGATVLLPTDAPVRVQVSGVGYGVDTDAGDSGDSGDDAQGGVLGTTTVENRAARTATAADTTTVHVWVLGGGVDVPRGLTVNE, via the coding sequence ATGACACGACAGGACACCGGCGGCCCCGCGTCGGCGACACGGTTCTTCGACTGGATCCGGGGCATCCACGTCACACGGACCGACGACCGCTGGGTCGCCGGGGTCTGCGGTGCCGTCGCGGCCCGCACCGGCCTCGACCCGCTCGTCGTGCGGGGCATCGTGATCGTCGTCGCGCTCCTCGGCGGTCCGGTGTTCCTCGCCTACGCCGCCGGCTGGGCGCTGCTGCCCGACTCGTCCGGACGCATCCACCTCGAGCGGATGATCCGCGGCGTGCTCGACCCGGCGCTCATCGCCATCGGCGTCCTCGTCGTGCTGACCTTCGTCCCCGCGGTGCAGGGCATCTGGTGGCAGGGCGTCCCCGTCGCCTGGGGGATGCCGGGCTGGCTCTCGGCGACCCTCGGTACCGCGTGGACCATCGCGCTCGTCGGCTGCGCCGTGTGGCTCGTCGTCGTGCTCGCCCGTCGCGGACCGCAGCGGACGGCACCGGGCAGCCCCGGTGGCACTCCCGCCGGTGCTCCCGGCGAGACCACCGGCGCGGCCGCGTCGGCCGCCGCTCCGGACGGCACCCGTCGGGACTTCTGGACCAGCCCCGAGGACCCGCCAGCGGACCGGGCGACCTGGGCGACGAACGCGGCCACGGGGGCCCCGGACCCGGCCACGGCCGGACCGACGGCCTCGGCGACGGACGCGGGGCGCGCCTCCTGGCAGTGGGACACGACCACGGCGCGGACCGCAGCGGACCGGCACCGCGACCACCTCGAGCGCATGCGTGCCGAGCGGGAGCGCGCGGCGGAGCGGCGCGCACGCCGGGCGGAACGACTGCCCGGTGCCGCGTTCGTCGCGGTGAGTCTCGGGCTCGCGCTCGTGGCCGGCGCCGCCGTCGCCGTCTGGGCACAGCAGGCCGACCTGTCCGTCCCGGTCCTCGGCATCGCCGCGGCCGTGGTGGTGCTCGCGGTCGCCACGATCGTCGCCGGGATCCGGGGACGGGAGAGCGGCGGACTCGGGCTCTTCTCCACCATCGGGGTCGTCGCGCTGGTCGTCACGGGAGTCCTCCCCGGCGGCACGCAGCTCTCCGTCATCGGCGGCACCACCTGGCGGGTGGACGACGTCGGGCGGGGCGCCGAGCGGAACTACGCGATGGTCGTGGGCGGGCCGACCCTCGACCTCCGGGGGCTCGGGGAGTCCGACGGCGGGGGACGCGTGAACCTCTGGCTCGGCGCCGGCGGGGCGACGGTGCTGCTGCCGACCGACGCACCCGTGCGGGTGCAGGTGAGCGGCGTCGGGTACGGCGTGGACACGGACGCCGGAGACTCCGGGGACTCCGGGGACGACGCCCAGGGTGGCGTGCTCGGCACGACGACCGTCGAGAACCGGGCGGCGCGCACCGCGACCGCCGCCGACACCACGACCGTGCACGTGTGGGTCCTCGGCGGAGGCGTCGACGTGCCCCGCGGGCTCACCGTCAACGAGTGA